Within the Flavobacterium sp. N502536 genome, the region AAATTAACTAACTTTTTAAATGTAATTGGCCATTACAATACACTGATTCAAAATTTGAGGAATCAAAAAAACTGAGGATTGCGGAAAAAAATAAACCGCATAAATATTAATCAATTTAAAACATAAAATTATGGATTTAGAAAATTTAAACTTGGTAGAGCTTAATGCTCAGGAAGTACAAGAAACAGAAGGTGGATTTTTCTTATTGCTTCAAAATCCCATTGTGATTGCATTCGCTATAGGAATGTATAACCAATATCAAAGTCATAACCACTAATTTAAAAAGCTATGTTAATAGAAATTAAAGAAGTACAAGAATTA harbors:
- a CDS encoding class IIb bacteriocin, lactobin A/cerein 7B family yields the protein MDLENLNLVELNAQEVQETEGGFFLLLQNPIVIAFAIGMYNQYQSHNH